In [Leptolyngbya] sp. PCC 7376, a genomic segment contains:
- a CDS encoding TIGR00266 family protein: MDIQLLHQPDNAIAHIKMDAGEEIVAQAGAMIAMSGSINTSTTLRKGKGGGIMGGLKRMLAGESLFLSVFRAPVPDSEIWFAPKLMGDLLLYQMQGDEFVVQASSYLASGSNVDIDLGWQGFKSFFSGESIFWLSISGQGPLLVTSFGAIYEIDVDGEYIVDTGHIVAFEKTLSFKVGKANPSWMGAFLGGEGLVCRFQGKGKLYCQTHNPGSFGSRVGSRLPPR; the protein is encoded by the coding sequence ATGGATATACAACTTTTACACCAGCCTGATAATGCGATCGCCCATATAAAGATGGATGCTGGCGAAGAGATCGTCGCCCAAGCGGGAGCGATGATTGCGATGAGCGGCAGCATCAACACCAGCACGACTCTCCGAAAGGGCAAAGGTGGCGGCATTATGGGCGGCCTGAAACGGATGTTGGCGGGAGAATCTCTCTTTTTAAGCGTATTCCGCGCCCCTGTGCCCGATAGTGAAATCTGGTTTGCCCCAAAGCTGATGGGAGATTTATTGCTCTATCAAATGCAAGGCGATGAATTTGTAGTGCAAGCCTCTTCGTATCTTGCCTCTGGTTCCAATGTGGATATTGATCTAGGCTGGCAGGGTTTTAAATCGTTTTTCTCTGGTGAATCAATTTTCTGGCTCAGCATCTCTGGTCAGGGGCCATTGCTAGTGACGTCCTTTGGGGCGATCTATGAAATCGATGTCGATGGTGAGTACATCGTTGATACTGGCCATATTGTCGCTTTTGAGAAAACCCTAAGCTTCAAAGTTGGTAAGGCAAATCCGTCGTGGATGGGCGCATTCCTTGGAGGAGAAGGACTCGTCTGTCGTTTTCAAGGAAAAGGCAAACTCTACTGTCAAACCCATAATCCTGGTTCCTTCGGTTCTCGGGTTGGTTCGCGATTGCCTCCCCGTTAG
- a CDS encoding TIGR00266 family protein: protein MSKFDFRVENNPSYASLIVKLPPNQTLLVEAGAMAAMDANIEMKSKMRGGLMKGLGRMLSGESLFISEFTAQTTTAEIYLSPGAPGDLAHYELDGSKSLMVQSSGFVASSPSVELDTKFQGLKGFFSGESIFFLRASGQGDFWFSSYGAIIEIPVEGDYVVDTGYIVAFEDTLNYNVEMIGGLSFRSLRTGILGGEGLVCRFSGKGKLWVQSRNLFPLMNFLYPYRPVKSD from the coding sequence ATGTCTAAGTTTGACTTTCGCGTTGAAAATAACCCGTCCTACGCCTCATTAATTGTTAAGTTGCCACCGAATCAAACCCTCCTTGTAGAAGCTGGGGCGATGGCAGCGATGGATGCCAATATCGAAATGAAATCAAAAATGCGTGGCGGGCTGATGAAAGGTCTGGGGCGTATGCTCAGTGGTGAATCTTTATTTATCAGTGAATTTACAGCGCAAACAACAACGGCTGAAATCTATCTCTCGCCCGGCGCTCCGGGGGATCTAGCTCACTATGAACTAGATGGCTCAAAAAGTTTGATGGTGCAGTCATCGGGATTTGTTGCTTCTAGTCCTTCGGTGGAGCTGGACACAAAATTTCAAGGATTAAAAGGCTTTTTCTCTGGGGAATCGATCTTCTTTCTACGGGCATCAGGTCAGGGGGATTTTTGGTTTAGTTCCTATGGCGCAATTATTGAGATTCCGGTGGAAGGTGATTATGTGGTTGATACAGGCTATATTGTGGCCTTCGAAGATACGCTCAACTACAACGTGGAAATGATTGGTGGGTTGTCGTTCCGGAGTTTGCGGACAGGTATCCTTGGTGGTGAAGGTCTTGTCTGTCGATTTAGCGGCAAAGGAAAACTTTGGGTGCAATCTCGTAATTTATTCCCATTGATGAACTTCCTTTATCCTTACCGCCCAGTGAAGAGTGATTAA
- a CDS encoding PstS family phosphate ABC transporter substrate-binding protein, with protein sequence MAKGKEMTSLLLSIGIIGGVLFFGAQYARNLFSDAPNGGVFEGGRSQDTFADVDGVPQGLFRYGGSTIWAPIRDEIDEALLIEKSGFDLSYIDPDADPPGSSAGIKMLLDNQLAFSQSSRSLKPEEYEIAEQKGFKLKEIPVALDGLAIAVHPDLEVAGLTVAQLKDIYLGKIKNWQEVGGPNVEIIPYTRNEETVGTVDFFIESILGGETFGDNKKYVSSTAEALRLVSENLGGVYYASAPEVVPQCSVKTLALGQSESQLVKPYKEPFQPLSNCPLERNVLNNEAFKTGAYPIMRSLFVIVKQNDGVEEEAGMAYANLLLTEQGQDLIEKAGFVRIR encoded by the coding sequence ATGGCAAAGGGTAAAGAGATGACCTCACTGCTGTTGTCGATTGGCATCATCGGTGGTGTGCTTTTTTTCGGGGCGCAATATGCTCGAAATTTGTTTTCTGATGCGCCGAATGGTGGTGTGTTTGAGGGGGGGCGATCGCAAGATACTTTTGCCGATGTTGACGGTGTGCCGCAGGGTTTGTTTCGTTATGGAGGTAGTACAATTTGGGCGCCGATTCGTGACGAAATTGACGAGGCACTACTGATTGAGAAATCAGGTTTTGACCTAAGTTATATTGACCCTGATGCTGACCCTCCTGGCTCTAGTGCAGGGATTAAAATGCTCCTGGATAATCAGCTGGCTTTTTCGCAGTCTTCGCGCTCTTTAAAACCCGAAGAGTATGAGATAGCAGAGCAGAAAGGGTTCAAATTAAAGGAAATTCCTGTGGCTCTCGATGGGTTGGCGATCGCCGTGCATCCAGATCTTGAAGTTGCTGGTTTGACTGTGGCTCAGTTGAAGGACATTTACCTTGGCAAGATTAAAAATTGGCAGGAAGTTGGCGGCCCAAATGTCGAGATTATTCCCTATACGCGCAATGAAGAAACGGTCGGTACCGTCGATTTTTTTATTGAATCGATTTTAGGTGGTGAAACGTTTGGCGACAATAAAAAATATGTCTCCTCGACAGCGGAAGCTTTGCGATTAGTTTCTGAAAATTTGGGTGGTGTTTACTATGCTTCAGCCCCAGAAGTGGTTCCACAATGTTCCGTTAAAACCTTGGCACTTGGTCAGAGCGAAAGCCAACTGGTCAAGCCCTATAAAGAGCCATTCCAGCCTCTCTCGAATTGTCCTCTCGAACGGAATGTACTCAATAATGAAGCCTTTAAAACAGGTGCTTATCCGATTATGCGATCGCTGTTTGTGATTGTGAAACAAAACGATGGAGTCGAAGAAGAGGCTGGGATGGCATACGCTAATCTTCTATTAACCGAACAAGGCCAGGATTTAATTGAAAAGGCTGGCTTTGTACGAATTCGCTAG
- a CDS encoding phosphate ABC transporter substrate-binding protein gives MSQKNDTLPLILALFVTLGILGAGAWFFLKGSDVQVNIGDDDPNTGQVANTSSSNPFSPPGTVNQGTTIRVSGSTSMVKINEALKNRFELQYPGTTVAATASGSSEGIKDVLAGNADVAAVSRPLSAQESSQGLKAIPVASDAIALVVSKENPFSTGLTKEQAQGIFTGSITDWSAIGGSASGTIRVINRPAVSGTHQTFQELVLAGAAFGTGDNFTMMEQDATTPILQALGRDGISYATYGQIANQQTVRTVPVNGVTPESDLYPYLRPLYYVYKEPATPAAEAFLGFAGSPVGMEVIQAAQ, from the coding sequence ATGTCTCAAAAAAACGATACCCTCCCCCTAATTCTGGCTTTGTTCGTCACCCTTGGTATTTTGGGTGCGGGCGCTTGGTTTTTCCTGAAAGGGTCTGATGTTCAAGTCAATATTGGTGATGATGATCCGAATACTGGGCAAGTCGCAAATACAAGTAGCTCCAATCCTTTTAGTCCACCCGGCACCGTCAATCAAGGCACTACAATTCGCGTGTCTGGTTCAACTAGTATGGTCAAAATTAATGAAGCTTTAAAAAATCGCTTTGAACTTCAATACCCAGGCACAACAGTTGCTGCAACGGCTAGTGGCTCCAGTGAAGGGATTAAAGATGTTCTTGCTGGAAATGCTGATGTGGCCGCAGTGTCTCGTCCTCTCAGCGCGCAAGAGTCATCCCAAGGTCTGAAGGCGATTCCTGTCGCAAGTGATGCGATCGCCCTTGTGGTGTCGAAAGAAAATCCTTTCAGTACAGGACTAACCAAAGAACAAGCTCAAGGCATATTTACGGGCTCTATTACTGATTGGTCGGCCATTGGTGGTAGTGCCAGCGGTACTATTCGTGTGATCAATCGTCCTGCAGTCAGTGGTACCCATCAAACCTTTCAGGAACTTGTCCTTGCGGGAGCAGCATTTGGCACAGGTGACAATTTCACCATGATGGAACAAGACGCGACAACACCGATTTTGCAAGCCCTTGGTAGAGATGGCATTAGTTACGCGACCTATGGTCAAATTGCGAATCAGCAAACGGTACGCACAGTCCCCGTTAATGGTGTGACTCCTGAGTCTGATCTTTACCCTTATCTCAGACCGCTATATTACGTGTATAAAGAGCCTGCAACTCCCGCAGCGGAAGCCTTTTTAGGATTTGCGGGGTCTCCTGTCGGTATGGAAGTCATCCAAGCGGCACAATAG
- a CDS encoding Uma2 family endonuclease: protein MLLELERIQVPPGQHIILENVSWQEFERILEDLGERRSSRLAYNQGILEIMTPLPEHEHSKEIIGDLIKVLLEELDIEFCSLGSTTFKKESLRGLEPDQCFYIANEAKIRGKGRIDLAIDPPPDLALEIEITSRTHPEIYAALGVRELWRFEHGKLQINVLINGEYQEVDTSPTFPELPLIELIPQFLAESKVAGRNTVIKKFRKLVGVGSQ from the coding sequence ATGCTCCTAGAACTAGAACGAATTCAAGTGCCGCCGGGACAACACATCATCCTCGAAAATGTGAGTTGGCAAGAATTTGAGCGTATCCTCGAAGACTTAGGAGAACGTCGCAGCAGCCGTCTCGCTTATAACCAAGGCATTCTAGAAATCATGACCCCTTTACCAGAACATGAGCATAGCAAAGAAATTATTGGGGATCTGATCAAGGTGTTATTGGAAGAACTCGATATTGAATTTTGCTCTTTAGGATCTACCACATTTAAGAAAGAATCGTTACGAGGATTAGAGCCAGATCAATGTTTTTATATTGCTAATGAAGCCAAAATTCGCGGGAAAGGTCGCATTGACTTGGCCATAGACCCACCACCGGATCTCGCCCTTGAAATTGAAATAACCTCTCGCACTCACCCAGAAATTTATGCGGCGCTCGGTGTCCGAGAACTCTGGCGTTTTGAACATGGCAAGCTACAAATTAATGTGCTCATCAATGGTGAATACCAAGAAGTTGATACTAGTCCCACATTTCCAGAGCTTCCTTTGATTGAGTTAATCCCTCAGTTTCTAGCGGAGAGTAAAGTTGCAGGACGAAATACCGTCATCAAGAAATTTCGCAAATTGGTGGGGGTGGGTTCTCAGTAG
- a CDS encoding cell wall metabolism sensor histidine kinase WalK has product MFQTTRNRLALWYTAITAILLLLFATGVYFYVRYTLIERIDDTLTHVVEVVERSLIIEPDKTAGYHINIDASFRPQEPSVEDDRIDLELFSPTGDLLWSTFSEPLDLPVEFNLRGDTIHLGSDYLLRQITDRLEFEHYIVGYLRVSHPWFEVTRPIRKLVIDLSLGISIMITCGAAIGWLLSGIAMEPVKESYQQLRQFTADASHELRNPIAMIQTNVQMAIAYPDPDARQQNLKVIERLTQRLGRLVNDLLFLARADSGVLQVDFQPLPLDALLVEVIEEQRAVCEQQNIDLQLEILGDSEAEEPFTILGDWDQMAQLFTNLIGNAIAYAFPESASDKQKMLKVSIDTQPKANRPTQEQVIVSILDNGVGIPAEILPNIFDRFYRPDPARSNPGGSSTGSGLGLAISNAIAQSHQGQISVKSDGTGTKFKVMLPLPQTSGA; this is encoded by the coding sequence ATGTTTCAGACCACCCGTAATCGGCTTGCTCTTTGGTATACCGCGATCACCGCGATTTTACTCCTGTTATTTGCAACAGGGGTTTATTTCTATGTGCGTTATACCCTTATCGAACGGATTGATGACACGCTGACCCATGTAGTGGAAGTGGTCGAGCGATCGCTGATTATTGAGCCAGATAAGACAGCAGGTTATCACATTAATATCGATGCCAGTTTCCGGCCGCAGGAACCGAGTGTTGAAGATGATCGCATTGATTTAGAGTTATTTAGTCCAACGGGAGATTTGCTGTGGTCTACATTTTCTGAACCATTAGATTTACCTGTGGAGTTCAATTTGCGGGGAGACACGATTCATTTAGGGTCAGATTATCTGCTTCGGCAAATTACCGATCGCCTGGAATTTGAGCATTATATTGTGGGTTATCTACGGGTTAGTCATCCGTGGTTTGAGGTGACGCGTCCGATTCGAAAATTGGTGATTGATCTCAGTCTAGGGATTTCAATCATGATTACCTGCGGGGCGGCAATTGGTTGGTTGCTGTCGGGGATTGCAATGGAACCGGTGAAAGAGTCCTATCAACAACTGCGACAATTTACGGCGGATGCATCCCATGAACTGCGGAACCCTATTGCGATGATCCAGACCAATGTGCAAATGGCGATCGCCTATCCAGATCCAGATGCACGGCAACAAAACCTAAAGGTGATCGAGCGGTTAACGCAACGGTTGGGGCGGTTAGTAAATGATCTGTTGTTTTTGGCGCGGGCGGATAGCGGTGTATTGCAAGTGGATTTTCAGCCGTTACCCCTTGATGCGCTTTTGGTGGAAGTAATCGAAGAACAGCGGGCAGTCTGTGAACAGCAAAATATTGACCTGCAACTAGAAATTCTGGGGGATTCTGAGGCGGAGGAGCCTTTCACAATTTTGGGCGATTGGGATCAGATGGCACAGCTTTTCACGAATCTCATCGGCAATGCGATTGCCTATGCATTTCCGGAGTCGGCTAGCGATAAACAAAAAATGTTGAAGGTGAGTATCGACACCCAACCCAAAGCCAATCGCCCCACCCAAGAACAAGTTATCGTTTCGATTCTCGATAATGGTGTGGGCATTCCCGCCGAGATTTTGCCGAATATTTTTGACCGCTTTTATCGTCCTGACCCCGCCCGCAGTAATCCCGGTGGCAGCAGCACTGGTTCCGGTTTGGGGTTGGCAATTTCTAATGCGATCGCCCAAAGTCACCAAGGACAAATTTCAGTAAAAAGCGATGGGACGGGCACAAAATTTAAAGTGATGTTGCCTTTACCCCAAACATCCGGAGCATGA
- a CDS encoding TIGR00266 family protein produces the protein MKYEIRYKPAFACLFVTLDPGEQVTAEAGAMVSMDGGITMKTEFSGGFVQAILRSFFGGESLFVNIYRNTSNKKQTVILTQSMIGDIHRIDLSQGPICFQPGAYIAHTPGANMGVKWAGFASWFAGEGLFKLEFTGKGRVFYGCYGGIMEKQIAGEYIVDNSHLVAYEPGITMNIRMSGGLLGSLTSGEGLVNKLKGRGKVYLQSRSVDSLVGFLRPKCRF, from the coding sequence GTGAAATATGAAATTCGATACAAACCCGCCTTTGCTTGTTTGTTTGTAACCCTTGATCCGGGTGAACAAGTGACTGCTGAAGCTGGCGCGATGGTCAGTATGGATGGTGGGATCACGATGAAGACAGAATTTTCAGGGGGCTTTGTGCAGGCAATATTGCGATCTTTCTTTGGTGGAGAATCGCTTTTTGTCAATATCTACCGTAATACCAGCAACAAAAAACAAACCGTGATTTTGACCCAATCGATGATTGGCGATATTCACCGGATTGATTTATCCCAAGGACCAATTTGTTTTCAGCCCGGTGCTTACATTGCCCATACCCCCGGCGCAAATATGGGCGTAAAGTGGGCCGGGTTTGCCAGTTGGTTCGCTGGAGAAGGACTCTTCAAGCTTGAATTTACAGGCAAAGGACGCGTTTTCTATGGTTGCTATGGCGGCATTATGGAAAAACAAATTGCGGGCGAATACATCGTTGATAACAGTCACCTTGTAGCCTATGAACCCGGTATCACCATGAATATCCGTATGTCTGGTGGCCTTCTCGGATCGCTTACCTCTGGCGAAGGATTAGTGAATAAGCTGAAAGGCCGCGGCAAAGTGTATCTCCAATCCCGTAGTGTCGATAGTTTGGTTGGTTTCCTCCGTCCGAAATGCCGATTCTAA